One window of the Acidobacteriota bacterium genome contains the following:
- a CDS encoding type II toxin-antitoxin system VapB family antitoxin: protein MRTNIVIDDDLLQRAMRATGAKTKREVVELGLASLIRLKEQEEIRGLRGKLRWTGDLEKMRRDR, encoded by the coding sequence ATGCGAACGAATATTGTCATTGACGACGACCTCCTGCAACGAGCCATGCGCGCCACCGGGGCCAAGACCAAACGTGAGGTCGTGGAATTGGGTCTGGCCTCGTTGATTCGTTTGAAGGAACAGGAAGAAATCCGAGGATTGCGCGGCAAACTTCGTTGGACGGGTGATTTGGAAAAGATGAGGCGAGACCGATGA
- a CDS encoding PIN domain nuclease, with protein MILVDSSVWIDYFNGIPTQETHRLNDLLGQDVAATGDLILVEVLQGFRNDSDFRAAERALAKLPSFDLLGRERTQRAAMRYRELRRTGITIRNTVDVVIASFCIDEGFPLLFSDRDFLPMVKFLGLKPVVYLH; from the coding sequence ATGATTCTGGTCGATTCCAGTGTTTGGATCGACTATTTCAACGGCATCCCAACACAGGAGACCCATCGTCTCAATGATCTTTTGGGACAGGACGTGGCGGCAACCGGCGACCTGATTCTGGTGGAAGTTCTCCAGGGATTCCGAAACGACTCGGATTTCAGAGCAGCAGAGAGAGCACTGGCGAAGCTTCCGTCCTTCGACCTGCTCGGCCGCGAGCGGACACAACGGGCTGCCATGCGCTACCGGGAGTTGCGCAGGACGGGGATCACGATCCGCAATACCGTCGATGTTGTCATCGCCTCTTTCTGTATCGACGAAGGCTTCCCGTTGCTGTTCTCCGACCGTGACTTCCTGCCCATGGTCAAATTTCTGGGATTGAAGCCGGTCGTATATCTCCACTGA
- a CDS encoding O-antigen ligase family protein, with product MASVKQHISSQIQARWIPWCAAASIVASLISIAAAYIFAGVALLLWIVDTLRRRRLHLRWPPFTLPLLLFVISIGIAVLFSADPGTSSGSLKKLVRFLFVPLMFTWLGIVHVKWTVRRIYWVVGASAIFALAQYYWLMEPDLQHRITGFMSHWMTFSGQLMMGAVSLGVFLCRERFAAAGSATAKREEMGRRRLPVLGLLLLILLSWCLLVTFTRNAWLGAAAGGLLLVVLTKRTRVLLLLLALMALLIVVPTPFRDRLLSGVDLSDTTTQVRLEMVRSGSRLIAEHPWTGVGPGMVYREVLKYRSHQEYPDWAYQHLHNNFLQVAAETGLVGLAFWLALWIVLIRDLIRMWLRSESEWVRFLSLNGLCITAAFHVAGCLEYNFGDSEVLILLLFFLTAPYAVQRREFSPTGSEEG from the coding sequence ATGGCATCGGTAAAGCAGCACATTTCCAGTCAGATTCAGGCACGTTGGATTCCCTGGTGCGCCGCCGCGTCCATCGTAGCGTCTCTCATCTCCATCGCGGCGGCATACATTTTCGCCGGGGTTGCCCTGCTCCTCTGGATCGTCGATACGCTGCGGCGGCGGCGCCTTCACCTCCGTTGGCCTCCTTTCACGCTGCCGCTCCTCCTCTTTGTCATTTCCATCGGGATCGCCGTGCTCTTCTCGGCAGACCCCGGGACCAGTTCCGGCTCGCTCAAGAAACTGGTGCGCTTCCTCTTCGTCCCCCTGATGTTCACCTGGCTCGGAATAGTTCACGTGAAGTGGACCGTGAGGCGCATCTATTGGGTTGTCGGCGCCAGCGCCATTTTCGCCTTGGCGCAGTACTACTGGCTGATGGAGCCGGATCTTCAGCATCGGATCACCGGTTTCATGAGCCATTGGATGACCTTTTCCGGCCAGCTCATGATGGGGGCCGTCTCGCTGGGGGTCTTTCTCTGCCGGGAGCGTTTCGCGGCGGCCGGCTCCGCGACGGCGAAACGGGAGGAGATGGGACGCCGGCGCCTGCCAGTCCTCGGATTGCTCCTTTTGATCCTCCTGAGCTGGTGCCTGCTGGTGACCTTCACCCGGAACGCCTGGCTGGGAGCGGCCGCGGGCGGTCTTCTGTTGGTGGTCTTGACGAAGAGGACCCGGGTGCTGCTGTTGCTGCTGGCGCTGATGGCTCTGTTGATCGTGGTGCCGACGCCGTTTCGGGACCGCCTCCTGTCAGGTGTGGACTTGAGCGACACGACGACCCAGGTCCGTCTGGAGATGGTCCGGTCCGGATCCCGCCTCATTGCCGAACATCCCTGGACGGGAGTCGGACCCGGCATGGTCTACCGCGAGGTTCTCAAGTATCGGTCGCACCAGGAATACCCCGATTGGGCCTATCAACACCTGCACAACAATTTCCTCCAGGTGGCCGCCGAGACCGGCCTCGTGGGACTGGCGTTCTGGCTGGCGCTCTGGATCGTCCTGATCCGGGACCTGATCCGGATGTGGCTCCGGTCTGAATCGGAGTGGGTCCGCTTCCTGAGCCTGAACGGCCTCTGCATCACGGCGGCGTTTCACGTGGCGGGCTGCCTGGAGTACAACTTCGGCGACTCGGAGGTGCTGATCCTGCTGCTGTTCTTCCTGACGGCCCCTTATGCGGTGCAGAGGCGGGAATTTTCGCCGACGGGATCTGAAGAAGGATAG
- a CDS encoding SDR family NAD(P)-dependent oxidoreductase: protein MENRIALVTGAGRGIGRAIATGLAAEGAPVAVTARSVDELENLAREVRAGGGEALVVPDDLSDRSAPHRIVRTVADTWGPIEILVNNAGVGSSQNPKPLVEFDDDFWDLTLMVNLTAPYLLTKLVLPSMMERGWGRIINISSIAGRIGGEHGAAYGVSKHGLLGLTRSTAVEAAAHGITANAVCPGVTRSRLNDRRLEYDSRRLGVSFEQLERESTPLGRRLEPEEVSVLAVQLARDEARGINGQCINVCGGRVFG from the coding sequence GTGGAGAATCGAATCGCCCTTGTGACCGGCGCCGGCCGCGGCATCGGACGCGCCATCGCCACCGGGCTCGCCGCCGAAGGCGCGCCTGTCGCCGTCACCGCACGCAGCGTGGACGAACTGGAGAACCTGGCCCGTGAGGTGAGAGCCGGAGGTGGAGAGGCGCTGGTGGTCCCGGACGACCTGTCGGACCGGTCGGCTCCGCACCGCATCGTGCGGACCGTTGCCGACACCTGGGGTCCCATTGAGATCCTGGTCAACAACGCCGGTGTCGGAAGCAGTCAGAACCCCAAGCCTCTGGTGGAATTCGACGACGACTTCTGGGACCTGACGCTCATGGTCAACCTGACCGCGCCCTACCTCCTCACCAAGCTGGTCCTCCCTTCCATGATGGAACGGGGATGGGGACGGATCATCAACATCTCGTCCATCGCCGGCAGAATCGGGGGTGAGCACGGCGCCGCATACGGCGTGAGCAAGCACGGTCTGTTGGGGCTGACCCGCAGCACGGCTGTCGAGGCAGCCGCTCACGGCATCACCGCCAACGCCGTGTGCCCCGGCGTGACCCGCTCCCGCCTCAACGACCGGCGGCTGGAGTACGACTCCCGGAGGCTGGGGGTCAGCTTCGAACAACTGGAGAGGGAATCCACTCCGCTGGGACGCCGCCTGGAACCGGAAGAGGTGTCGGTCCTGGCCGTGCAACTGGCTCGGGACGAAGCGCGGGGCATCAACGGCCAGTGCATCAACGTCTGCGGCGGGCGGGTGTTCGGGTAG
- a CDS encoding Gfo/Idh/MocA family oxidoreductase: MAAAALSARSYGRVRGANHRLRIGIIGCGKIAGSHHLPKLLKMSESANVEVVAVSDVYRSRAKKFQDRISKAGGMAIEKLFHQDLLEMKDVDYVVIATPEHWHHRQTLDALDAGKHVYCEKPMTHTIPEAQEVVRKVRETGLKLQVGVQGMSDDSYSSANRAIRAGKLGTVVEAQMEYVRNHPLHKGPWRRGIRSDAPKPSDLDWNRWLGPAPRRPWSPHRFFEWRNYRDYSGGISTDLFIHRLTRVLKACELTYPNSVAGLGGIYIWDDGRDVPDNLEMIAEYPAVEGITNGMTLHMLGTMANKHGVEHCIRGHKATLVFTRRGWKILDQRSGKVVETHRKTGAEDMALHHRNLQAAIRDGKALACPAELGLRGVVAVVMCNESWARRKLMTWDYRKQEMVEA; the protein is encoded by the coding sequence TTGGCCGCCGCCGCTCTCTCGGCGCGCAGCTACGGGCGGGTCCGGGGGGCCAATCACCGGCTTCGCATCGGCATCATCGGTTGCGGAAAGATTGCCGGGAGCCACCACCTGCCCAAGCTCCTGAAGATGTCCGAGAGCGCCAACGTCGAGGTCGTGGCCGTGTCGGACGTTTACCGGTCGCGGGCGAAAAAGTTTCAGGATCGGATTTCGAAGGCGGGTGGGATGGCCATCGAGAAGCTCTTCCATCAGGACCTGCTGGAGATGAAGGACGTGGACTATGTCGTCATCGCCACCCCGGAACACTGGCATCACCGGCAGACACTCGACGCGCTGGATGCGGGCAAGCACGTCTACTGCGAAAAGCCCATGACCCACACCATCCCCGAAGCCCAGGAGGTGGTTCGGAAGGTCCGGGAGACGGGTCTCAAGCTGCAGGTCGGCGTTCAGGGGATGAGCGACGACAGCTACTCCAGCGCCAATCGGGCCATCCGGGCCGGCAAGCTGGGTACGGTGGTGGAAGCCCAGATGGAATATGTCCGCAATCACCCCCTCCACAAGGGCCCCTGGCGCAGGGGCATCCGGTCGGACGCGCCCAAGCCGTCCGACCTGGACTGGAACCGCTGGTTGGGGCCGGCGCCCAGGCGTCCCTGGTCTCCCCACCGTTTCTTCGAATGGAGAAACTACAGGGACTATTCGGGAGGGATCTCCACGGACCTGTTCATTCACCGCCTCACCCGCGTGCTGAAAGCCTGCGAACTGACCTACCCGAATTCGGTTGCCGGGTTGGGGGGGATCTACATCTGGGACGACGGCCGCGACGTGCCCGACAACCTGGAGATGATCGCCGAATACCCGGCAGTCGAGGGAATCACCAATGGGATGACTCTCCACATGCTGGGCACCATGGCGAACAAGCATGGTGTCGAGCACTGTATCCGGGGACACAAGGCCACGCTGGTCTTCACCAGGCGAGGCTGGAAGATCCTGGATCAGAGATCCGGAAAGGTCGTGGAAACCCACAGAAAAACGGGCGCCGAGGACATGGCGCTCCACCATCGCAACCTGCAGGCGGCTATTCGGGACGGCAAGGCTCTGGCCTGCCCGGCCGAGTTGGGACTGCGCGGAGTCGTCGCCGTGGTCATGTGCAACGAGTCCTGGGCTCGAAGAAAGCTCATGACCTGGGATTACAGGAAACAGGAGATGGTCGAAGCGTAA
- the arfB gene encoding alternative ribosome rescue aminoacyl-tRNA hydrolase ArfB: MHIRDGVDIKENEFRFVFSRSGGPGGQNVNKVDTRVTLVFDLMSSGSLTPRQKAELRRRLAGHLNRRGELRVVSQRHRSQWRNRQETLERFRHLLASALEKRKRRYETRIPARSRVRRLEDKARRSRTKQMRRKPAASEY, translated from the coding sequence GTGCATATCCGGGACGGCGTCGACATCAAGGAGAACGAGTTCCGCTTCGTCTTCTCCCGCAGCGGCGGGCCGGGCGGGCAGAACGTCAACAAGGTGGACACCCGGGTCACCCTCGTCTTCGACCTGATGAGTTCCGGCAGCCTGACCCCCAGGCAGAAGGCCGAACTGCGACGGCGCCTCGCCGGTCACCTCAACCGCCGAGGCGAGCTGCGGGTGGTTTCTCAACGGCACCGGAGCCAATGGAGGAACCGGCAGGAGACTCTGGAACGCTTCCGCCACCTGCTGGCGTCGGCCCTGGAGAAGCGGAAGCGGCGCTACGAAACCCGGATTCCGGCCCGCTCCAGAGTGCGGCGTCTGGAAGACAAGGCACGTCGCAGCCGGACCAAGCAAATGCGGCGTAAACCGGCGGCCTCCGAGTATTGA
- the lysA gene encoding diaminopimelate decarboxylase, which translates to MTGFDAFPYDNGELNCEGTPLSRIARRAGTPCYVYSRRAMRDRYHRLESAFADVDPLICYSLKANDNLSLLRVLQEEGSGFDVVSGGELFRLRQIGADPARIVFSGVGKTVQEMEMALEWGLFSINVESRQELETLARVSRRMGREARVAIRINPDVDARTHPYIATGLHRHKFGVETGQIDDLLKIVEDSAEIRLVGLGYHIGSQILDVQPFLDAFGKLREWADRVRDRGFPLEHLDLGGGLGISYQGETGPDLQRYAEALAQPGDGYRIVMEPGRYLVGNAGVLLTRVLYRKTNRGKVFLVVDAAMNDLLRPSLYGARHQILPVRSGRPRINADVVGPVCESGDFLARGQQVPDARPGDLLAVMSAGAYGFVLSSNYNSRRRAAEILVDGDGWRTIRVRESYDDLIRRESVP; encoded by the coding sequence GTGACCGGATTCGACGCCTTTCCCTACGACAACGGGGAGCTCAATTGCGAAGGGACTCCCCTGTCCCGAATCGCCCGGCGGGCGGGGACGCCGTGCTATGTCTACAGCCGGCGCGCCATGCGCGACCGCTACCACCGGCTGGAAAGCGCTTTCGCCGACGTGGACCCCCTGATCTGCTACTCCCTGAAGGCCAACGACAACCTCTCGCTGCTGCGGGTCCTGCAGGAGGAGGGCAGCGGTTTCGACGTGGTTTCGGGAGGAGAGCTCTTCCGGTTGAGGCAGATCGGCGCCGATCCCGCGCGCATCGTCTTCAGCGGCGTCGGTAAAACGGTCCAGGAGATGGAGATGGCCCTGGAATGGGGGCTCTTCAGCATCAACGTCGAGTCCCGCCAGGAACTGGAGACCCTGGCCCGGGTCAGCCGGAGGATGGGCCGCGAAGCCCGGGTGGCCATCAGAATCAATCCGGACGTGGATGCCCGGACCCACCCCTACATCGCCACCGGTCTGCATCGCCATAAATTCGGGGTCGAGACCGGTCAGATCGACGACCTGTTGAAGATCGTCGAGGATTCCGCCGAAATCCGGCTTGTGGGGCTCGGTTACCACATCGGCTCCCAAATCCTGGATGTCCAGCCGTTTCTGGACGCGTTCGGCAAGCTCAGGGAATGGGCGGACCGGGTCCGGGACCGGGGGTTTCCACTGGAACACCTGGATCTGGGCGGCGGCCTGGGAATCTCCTACCAGGGAGAAACGGGCCCTGATCTCCAACGGTACGCCGAGGCGTTGGCTCAACCTGGAGACGGCTACCGCATCGTCATGGAGCCGGGACGCTATCTGGTGGGAAACGCCGGCGTCCTGCTGACTCGCGTCCTCTATCGGAAGACCAATCGCGGCAAGGTCTTCCTGGTGGTGGATGCCGCCATGAACGACCTGCTGCGCCCCAGTCTCTACGGCGCCCGCCACCAGATTCTTCCGGTGCGGTCCGGTCGACCCCGGATCAATGCCGACGTGGTCGGGCCGGTTTGCGAGAGCGGCGATTTCCTGGCCCGCGGCCAGCAGGTTCCCGACGCACGCCCGGGAGACCTCTTGGCCGTAATGAGCGCAGGCGCCTACGGTTTTGTCCTATCCTCCAACTATAATTCCAGGAGGCGGGCGGCCGAGATACTCGTGGACGGAGACGGCTGGAGGACAATCCGGGTCAGGGAATCATACGACGACCTGATCCGGCGTGAATCCGTTCCCTGA
- a CDS encoding VCBS repeat-containing protein: MKLKLGWRLWAAMVATVLLAGEDAGGGLWAQVWRHEGFQAFSRGKFEDSGSNIYVSRRGRIQLINRLDLNRDGHIDLFVANGHGHSEDEDAFVYLNNGETIDPLRRIALPTDGAVEGLVADLNRDGISDVVVVNGTGGTTNKSDSFIYYGSAGRFPVSERRRLRSWSGREAAVGDWNRDGWPDLAIACANPGRGGQSVHSAVYWNSAHGFDPHRRTPLAGPGSAVLVADLAGDNALDLVLAAGSRVFVYAAGEEGLDLEKPLVLDLEARHLGAGDLDRDGRIELVVAVESGVQVLAAASGRFQVRQRLQVENPWQLAVRDLDRDGLPDLAVTSSDRAGNGYTDSLIFWNRGGRLSETDPTPLATVHARGISAGDLDGDGWPELVVSNHHSFNDLNVQSFVFWNREGKFFPGHKSMLDTRSAHGNGIGDVNNDGRPDVIFFNLEGGLRTGYNPNFIYWGDGTRNYSTRRRSQLWAGYTVGTAQADLDDDGWVDLVSAEARYALDRPVTLNGVYVWYGGADGYEPRRRAVLSTEDPEMGAVTADLNRDGYLDLVIGAAEGDAHGRRGYVILYGGKSGFAPLRREVIPVGGLGFPPVVADWNRDGYLDLAGGSAKDGLHLVYGSEEGFGGKHHRLIEKGRVPYLEAADFDSDGWLDLVAPVNDYPRNKEGEVRIYYGSADGFRLREGRPLPHMSALDPSVADFDRDGFLDLFVPNYSSNTARSVPCFLYWGSASGFDPDRRLNLPGDSGTASLAADFDGDGWTDIFLLNHKRDGSVDRPGEPIRHTTPSVLYWNGTEGFSLGDRTWLPTVGPHGQILRDPGNIYTRQLAETYVSPPHRFEPGVRPVSIGWEAETPLGTTIALQIRTAGSEESLRQAAWRGSPGSGSWILQPGPVSGGEPSDSWLQYRARLATPNGGASPVLTRVEVRFR; the protein is encoded by the coding sequence ATGAAGCTGAAGCTTGGTTGGCGGCTCTGGGCGGCAATGGTGGCAACGGTGCTTCTCGCCGGGGAGGACGCCGGCGGCGGGCTTTGGGCCCAAGTGTGGCGTCACGAGGGATTTCAAGCCTTTTCCCGGGGGAAGTTCGAGGACTCCGGCTCCAACATCTACGTTTCCCGGCGCGGCAGGATCCAACTGATCAACCGTTTGGATCTGAACCGGGACGGTCATATCGATCTGTTCGTGGCCAACGGACACGGACACAGTGAAGACGAGGACGCTTTCGTCTATCTGAACAACGGCGAGACCATCGATCCTCTCCGGAGGATCGCTTTGCCTACGGATGGGGCCGTCGAGGGGCTGGTGGCGGACCTGAACCGGGACGGCATCAGCGACGTGGTGGTGGTCAACGGAACGGGCGGAACGACCAACAAATCCGACAGCTTCATCTACTACGGGTCCGCGGGACGGTTTCCAGTGTCCGAGCGCCGGCGACTGAGGTCCTGGTCCGGAAGGGAAGCCGCCGTCGGGGACTGGAACCGGGATGGATGGCCGGATCTGGCCATTGCCTGCGCCAATCCGGGGAGAGGCGGGCAATCGGTCCACTCGGCCGTCTACTGGAATTCGGCCCATGGCTTCGATCCCCATCGCCGGACCCCGCTGGCCGGTCCGGGATCTGCGGTCCTGGTTGCCGATCTGGCCGGAGACAACGCGCTCGATCTGGTGCTGGCCGCCGGGTCCCGTGTCTTCGTCTATGCCGCCGGGGAGGAGGGGTTGGACCTGGAGAAACCCCTCGTCCTGGATCTGGAGGCACGGCATCTGGGCGCCGGGGACCTGGACCGGGACGGACGGATCGAGCTGGTCGTTGCCGTCGAATCGGGGGTCCAGGTTCTGGCGGCGGCTTCGGGCCGGTTTCAGGTCCGGCAGCGGCTTCAGGTGGAGAACCCCTGGCAGTTGGCGGTCCGGGACCTCGATCGGGACGGGCTGCCGGATCTGGCCGTGACCTCTTCCGACCGCGCCGGGAACGGTTACACCGACTCCCTGATCTTCTGGAACCGCGGCGGACGGTTGTCCGAGACCGATCCAACTCCCCTGGCCACGGTCCACGCCCGGGGAATCAGCGCCGGAGACCTGGACGGGGACGGTTGGCCCGAGCTGGTGGTGAGCAACCACCACTCCTTCAACGACCTGAACGTCCAGTCCTTCGTTTTCTGGAACCGGGAAGGGAAGTTCTTCCCCGGTCACAAGTCCATGCTGGACACGCGGAGCGCCCATGGCAACGGCATCGGCGACGTGAACAACGACGGGCGCCCGGACGTGATCTTCTTCAACCTGGAAGGGGGACTTAGGACCGGCTACAACCCCAACTTCATCTACTGGGGCGACGGGACCCGAAACTACTCGACCCGGCGCCGCAGCCAACTCTGGGCCGGCTATACGGTGGGAACCGCCCAGGCCGATCTGGACGACGACGGCTGGGTGGACCTGGTGTCGGCCGAGGCCCGCTACGCACTGGACCGTCCGGTGACCCTCAACGGGGTCTATGTCTGGTATGGAGGAGCCGACGGCTACGAGCCCCGCCGCCGGGCCGTCCTCTCGACGGAGGACCCGGAAATGGGGGCCGTCACCGCCGACCTGAACCGGGACGGTTACCTGGATCTGGTGATCGGCGCCGCCGAGGGCGACGCCCACGGCCGCCGCGGTTACGTCATCCTCTACGGTGGGAAATCCGGTTTCGCCCCTCTTCGGCGCGAGGTGATTCCCGTCGGCGGATTGGGGTTTCCCCCGGTGGTGGCCGATTGGAACCGCGACGGGTATCTGGACCTGGCGGGGGGCTCCGCCAAGGACGGACTGCACCTGGTCTATGGTTCGGAGGAAGGATTTGGAGGGAAACACCACCGGTTGATCGAAAAGGGACGGGTCCCCTATCTGGAGGCCGCGGACTTCGACTCGGACGGTTGGCTGGATCTGGTGGCGCCGGTCAACGACTATCCCCGGAACAAAGAAGGGGAGGTCCGGATCTACTACGGTTCCGCGGACGGTTTCCGTTTGAGAGAGGGCCGGCCGCTGCCGCACATGTCGGCCCTGGACCCCAGTGTGGCCGACTTCGACCGGGACGGATTCCTGGACCTGTTCGTGCCCAACTACTCCAGCAACACCGCCCGGAGCGTCCCCTGCTTTCTCTATTGGGGAAGCGCCTCCGGATTCGATCCGGACCGCCGCCTGAACCTGCCGGGGGACTCGGGGACCGCCTCCCTGGCCGCCGATTTCGACGGCGACGGCTGGACCGACATCTTTCTGCTCAACCACAAGCGGGACGGAAGCGTCGATCGCCCCGGAGAACCCATCCGGCACACGACACCGTCGGTCCTCTATTGGAACGGAACCGAAGGCTTTTCCCTTGGGGACAGGACCTGGCTTCCCACCGTGGGCCCGCACGGCCAGATCCTCCGCGACCCGGGGAACATCTACACACGTCAGTTGGCTGAGACCTATGTCTCACCGCCGCACCGGTTCGAACCCGGCGTGCGGCCAGTCTCCATCGGGTGGGAGGCGGAGACCCCCTTGGGAACTACGATCGCGCTCCAGATTCGAACCGCCGGGAGCGAGGAGTCCCTGCGGCAGGCGGCCTGGAGAGGCTCCCCGGGGTCCGGAAGCTGGATCCTGCAGCCGGGTCCCGTTTCCGGCGGCGAGCCGTCCGATTCCTGGCTTCAGTACCGCGCCCGGCTCGCGACTCCCAACGGCGGAGCCAGCCCCGTTCTGACCCGGGTCGAGGTCAGGTTCCGGTAG
- a CDS encoding glycosyltransferase, with protein sequence MGIKVGILGTRGIPANYGGFETFAEELAVRLVRRGHRVTVYGRSHFVDPKLSTYRGVRIRVLPSIRQKYLETVSHTSLSVLRACFRGYDVCLVCNAANAFLCWLPRLAGQRVVLNVDGIERKRKKWNWLGRSFHRMGESLAVRFPDCFVTDARTTQDYYLSRYRRKSPFIPYGAPVGRLESREVLRKLGLEANRYLLFVSRLEPENNAHRVIRAYRQSGVDLPLVVVGDAPYNRPYIDHLRRLARGINVLLPGAIYGQGYRELLSHSRCYVYGGEIGGIHPGLLEAMGAGCLVLVNDIPENREAVADAGLFYPFNQEARLARLMARVCESPEDYRELGKAAQDRVRRRFDWERITEQYEELFYGLL encoded by the coding sequence ATGGGGATCAAGGTCGGCATCCTGGGCACTCGCGGGATTCCCGCCAACTACGGCGGGTTCGAGACCTTTGCCGAGGAGCTGGCCGTCCGTCTGGTCCGCCGGGGACACCGGGTCACGGTCTACGGACGGAGCCACTTCGTAGATCCGAAGCTCTCCACCTACAGGGGAGTCCGCATTCGGGTCCTGCCCTCGATCCGGCAGAAATACCTGGAGACGGTTTCCCATACTTCCCTGTCCGTTTTGCGCGCCTGTTTCCGGGGCTACGACGTCTGCCTGGTGTGCAATGCGGCTAACGCCTTTCTCTGCTGGCTCCCGCGGCTGGCGGGCCAGAGGGTGGTCCTCAACGTGGACGGCATCGAACGGAAGAGGAAAAAGTGGAACTGGTTGGGCCGGTCATTCCATCGAATGGGCGAGTCTCTGGCTGTCCGCTTTCCCGATTGCTTCGTGACCGACGCCCGGACCACTCAGGACTACTATCTCAGCCGTTACCGGAGGAAGTCTCCGTTCATTCCCTATGGAGCCCCGGTGGGGCGGCTGGAGAGCCGGGAGGTCTTGCGGAAGCTGGGTCTGGAGGCGAATCGGTATCTGCTGTTCGTGAGCCGGCTGGAGCCGGAGAACAACGCCCATCGGGTGATCCGCGCCTACCGGCAGTCGGGTGTGGACCTCCCCCTGGTGGTGGTGGGCGACGCTCCCTACAACCGACCGTACATCGACCATCTGCGGCGACTGGCCCGCGGGATCAACGTGCTGTTGCCGGGAGCCATCTACGGGCAGGGGTACCGGGAGCTGCTCTCCCACAGCCGCTGCTACGTCTACGGGGGGGAGATCGGAGGGATCCATCCCGGTCTGCTGGAAGCCATGGGAGCCGGCTGCCTGGTGCTGGTCAACGATATCCCGGAAAACCGGGAAGCCGTGGCCGACGCCGGACTCTTCTATCCCTTCAACCAGGAGGCGCGGCTGGCCCGGCTCATGGCCAGAGTCTGCGAGAGCCCCGAGGATTACCGGGAACTGGGGAAGGCGGCTCAGGATCGGGTTCGCCGCCGTTTCGACTGGGAACGAATCACGGAACAGTACGAAGAATTGTTCTACGGGCTGCTGTAG